The following are encoded together in the Novipirellula artificiosorum genome:
- a CDS encoding hemolysin D, whose translation MPSLAESLVSSSSRALTVRKRPDLTASRHRYQGTGYWVVKEPVGLQYFRFHDEEYYILNMLDGHVSLQQIKDGFEQRFAPQKITFGDLQQFIGMLHRSGLVISNSPGQGKALRERGRTKKNKEMLGKVSNVFALRMRGVDPEKVLNAILPWFGWLFTIPALLFFIGLCISASLLLASQYDTVYAKLPTFQQFFAADRWLILAVTMAIVKVLHEFGHGLSCKKFGGECHEIGFMLLVFTPCLYCNVSDSWMLPNKWKRVWIGAGGIYVEMILASIAAFVWWFSEQGTTINDLCLNMMFLNVVSTLLVNGNPLLRFDGYYILMDALEIPNLRQKSTEVLKRWFQETCLGLELQDDPFMPTRGKLWFGMFTVASVIYRWVVVFSICWFVIKVLEPYGLQAIGRMVAVVGFFGLVAQPIIQTWKFCRTPGRLSKVKRGRLLATLAIAGAILAGVVYIPFPHHIDCAFEIRPSKAGAVYAGSPGQIEWTVEPGTYVQEDEKIAELVNPDLEIRLADLKGEEQVAMVKLDYMSIRSNEDKAVIPQIETQVELLDSIRDLKAKTQDELDRLVVKAKQTGFVMPPPLKKPQDAGDGRLPGWSGTPLDEENRGAMLTADDLICEIGNPDEFEAVLVIDQGDVQLVREGQTVDMKLDSRRLETFSGVILEKSNEPLKSASTSMASQTGGDLQTEIDPRTGAIKPRSVSYQARVPLDPSTLPFRPGYRGSAKVHVDPMSLGQRLWRVIAKTLNFEF comes from the coding sequence ATGCCTAGTCTTGCTGAATCACTCGTTAGCAGTTCATCGCGTGCGCTGACGGTGCGCAAACGACCGGACCTAACGGCCAGCCGGCATCGCTATCAAGGCACCGGTTACTGGGTCGTCAAGGAACCGGTCGGGCTGCAGTATTTTCGTTTTCATGACGAGGAGTACTACATTCTCAACATGCTCGATGGGCACGTCAGTCTGCAGCAGATCAAAGACGGATTCGAACAACGGTTTGCACCCCAGAAGATTACGTTCGGTGACTTGCAACAATTCATTGGCATGCTGCACCGTAGCGGTTTAGTGATCAGCAACTCGCCAGGCCAAGGCAAAGCGCTTCGCGAACGTGGCCGGACGAAGAAGAACAAGGAGATGTTGGGCAAGGTGTCCAATGTTTTCGCCCTGCGGATGCGTGGCGTTGACCCCGAAAAGGTCCTCAACGCGATTTTGCCTTGGTTCGGATGGTTGTTTACCATACCGGCCTTGTTGTTCTTCATTGGGCTGTGCATCTCGGCTTCGCTGCTGCTTGCCAGCCAATACGATACGGTCTATGCGAAACTACCCACGTTCCAACAATTCTTTGCAGCCGATCGCTGGTTGATCTTGGCGGTGACGATGGCGATCGTGAAGGTGCTGCATGAATTCGGGCACGGGCTGAGTTGCAAGAAATTTGGTGGCGAGTGCCACGAGATCGGCTTCATGTTGCTGGTCTTCACGCCTTGCTTGTATTGCAATGTTTCCGATTCATGGATGCTGCCCAACAAATGGAAGCGGGTCTGGATTGGTGCCGGCGGCATCTACGTCGAAATGATTTTGGCATCCATTGCTGCCTTTGTCTGGTGGTTTTCTGAACAAGGAACCACGATCAATGACCTGTGCTTGAACATGATGTTTTTGAACGTTGTCAGCACGCTGTTGGTCAACGGGAACCCGCTGCTGCGTTTTGACGGGTATTACATCCTGATGGATGCACTCGAGATTCCCAACCTTCGGCAAAAGAGCACCGAAGTGTTGAAGCGATGGTTCCAAGAAACCTGTCTTGGTTTGGAGCTTCAAGACGATCCGTTCATGCCCACGCGAGGCAAATTGTGGTTCGGTATGTTCACGGTCGCCAGTGTGATTTATCGCTGGGTCGTGGTGTTTTCGATTTGTTGGTTCGTGATCAAAGTGCTTGAACCGTATGGGCTTCAAGCGATCGGCCGCATGGTAGCGGTCGTTGGATTCTTTGGCTTGGTCGCTCAGCCGATCATCCAAACATGGAAATTCTGTCGTACTCCTGGGAGATTATCAAAAGTGAAACGAGGCCGCCTTCTGGCAACGCTGGCGATTGCGGGAGCCATCCTGGCCGGTGTCGTCTACATCCCTTTCCCTCACCACATTGATTGTGCATTCGAGATCCGGCCGAGCAAAGCAGGTGCGGTTTACGCCGGTTCGCCTGGCCAAATTGAATGGACCGTCGAGCCTGGGACCTACGTCCAAGAGGACGAAAAAATCGCCGAGCTCGTGAATCCGGATCTCGAGATCCGCTTGGCGGATTTGAAGGGCGAAGAGCAAGTCGCCATGGTGAAACTGGATTACATGTCGATACGGAGTAATGAAGATAAAGCAGTGATCCCACAAATTGAAACTCAGGTGGAACTTCTTGATTCCATCCGAGATCTAAAGGCGAAGACACAAGACGAACTGGATCGTTTGGTCGTCAAAGCCAAGCAAACGGGATTTGTGATGCCACCACCGCTCAAGAAACCACAAGACGCTGGTGATGGACGGTTGCCCGGATGGTCCGGTACACCCCTCGATGAAGAAAACCGTGGAGCGATGTTGACGGCAGACGATTTGATTTGCGAAATAGGCAACCCCGATGAATTTGAAGCGGTGCTGGTGATCGATCAGGGCGACGTCCAGTTGGTTCGCGAAGGCCAGACGGTTGATATGAAACTCGATTCGAGGCGGTTGGAGACGTTTAGTGGCGTGATCTTAGAGAAGTCCAATGAACCCCTGAAATCAGCGTCCACTTCGATGGCCAGCCAAACCGGTGGCGACTTGCAAACTGAAATTGATCCACGAACCGGAGCGATCAAACCAAGAAGTGTTTCCTACCAAGCTCGAGTGCCGTTGGACCCAAGTACGTTGCCGTTCCGGCCCGGTTATCGTGGCAGCGCCAAAGTCCATGTTGACCCCATGTCGTTGGGGCAAAGGTTATGGCGAGTGATTGCCAAGACGTTGAATTTCGAGTTCTAA
- a CDS encoding efflux RND transporter periplasmic adaptor subunit has product MKSFALSTLAMVVMTSLAMAQQIQPSPGLSSVPSADLSAEPIKPGEIRAENCIVIVINTVNVPAEVDGKLMELKFKEGATVAAGDLMAVIDDSQARLAVELKKAEEKEAEIKALNDVQMRDARNSEKLASAELKAFENLRAEGAIPYWELEKKRLEANRGKLKIELSQQDMDIAKVQYLVKKTEREMAEAELKKRQITAPFGGFIETRIAQLGSWVQAGTPIATLVQLDKLRVQGVINGLRYPEVRRGMPVEVFVSAETDTKKALSFQGTIDFVSSEMDLRHQYRVWVEIENQQQGEDWIVKPGMRAEIIVKPNR; this is encoded by the coding sequence ATGAAATCATTTGCTCTCAGCACGCTGGCGATGGTCGTCATGACTTCGCTTGCGATGGCTCAGCAGATCCAGCCTTCCCCTGGTCTCTCAAGCGTTCCGTCTGCTGACCTCTCGGCCGAGCCGATCAAGCCGGGCGAAATCCGCGCAGAGAACTGCATCGTCATCGTCATCAATACCGTCAATGTCCCTGCGGAGGTGGATGGCAAATTGATGGAGTTGAAGTTCAAGGAAGGAGCGACCGTTGCGGCGGGGGATCTGATGGCGGTCATTGACGATTCCCAGGCACGATTAGCCGTTGAGCTGAAGAAAGCGGAAGAGAAAGAGGCCGAGATCAAAGCGTTGAACGATGTTCAGATGCGGGACGCCCGCAACAGCGAGAAATTGGCGAGCGCCGAATTGAAAGCGTTTGAGAATTTGCGAGCCGAGGGAGCGATTCCCTACTGGGAACTCGAAAAGAAACGGTTGGAAGCCAACCGTGGCAAGTTGAAGATCGAGCTTTCTCAACAGGATATGGACATTGCGAAAGTCCAATACCTCGTCAAGAAAACCGAGCGGGAGATGGCGGAAGCGGAACTGAAGAAACGTCAAATTACCGCGCCGTTCGGGGGCTTTATCGAAACACGAATCGCCCAACTCGGCAGCTGGGTGCAAGCGGGCACCCCGATCGCGACCTTGGTCCAACTCGACAAGTTGCGGGTTCAAGGCGTGATCAACGGATTGCGTTACCCCGAAGTCCGAAGGGGGATGCCCGTAGAGGTGTTTGTCAGTGCGGAAACGGACACCAAGAAAGCTCTGTCGTTCCAAGGCACCATTGATTTTGTTAGTAGCGAGATGGATTTGCGGCATCAGTACCGCGTTTGGGTCGAGATTGAGAACCAACAACAGGGCGAAGATTGGATCGTCAAACCCGGAATGCGAGCCGAGATCATCGTCAAGCCAAACCGGTAA
- a CDS encoding biotin/lipoyl-binding protein produces MSVNQQTVEDTKAQIRALVNEIAALAKSGATADEFYPELLSRIITALAAAGGAIWLLDEDRQLRLQYQINAEPSILADDSDDATRHTRLIQRVANTGQSLIVPPYSGTTDGEAEGNPTRYLLVLGALKHDEQQDGLIEVFQRPDTAPDTQRGYLRFLQQMCELAADWLRGQKLQKLGDRQTLWQQADSFARASHESLDLMETAHIVANEGRRLIGCDRVSVAIKKGRKCTVKAISGQDTIENRSNIVTALNKLATRVCAAGEPLWHDGSTEDLPPQIEEALEDYVDQSYGRNIAVLPLREPQRKLGAEQDTGAAGEIDRDNAHRGEVIGALIVEQIESNLPADVFHARCDLVYEHGTRAIANSMTHSNLFLMPVWRALGRATWVLRARTLPKTIGVLGLITAVVLGLIFFKKDFNLEADGTLTPVVRREIFAPIDGEVIEVIADHNRPVKAGETLLVLRNRDLEIQVADLEGQAQTTLAEKARVLGQLTQSRKLEPADMRALQGELNELETKQTVLKAKRELLREREQQLIVRSPIDGVVTSWDVEKMLRSRPISTGQVLLEVADLSEPLYLKLELPEKREGHLDEYVIQQKATELDVSYILKTDPDVTLAAKLPVADISARAEPNEEHGAVILMEAYPEQAELRELLPRPGAKVIAKVYCGRRASGFVFFHEIYEWCCKFFF; encoded by the coding sequence ATGTCGGTCAACCAGCAAACCGTTGAAGATACCAAGGCACAAATCCGAGCTTTGGTCAACGAAATCGCTGCACTCGCCAAATCGGGTGCCACGGCGGATGAGTTTTATCCCGAGCTTTTGTCGCGGATCATCACCGCTTTGGCCGCTGCCGGTGGTGCGATTTGGCTGTTGGACGAAGATCGTCAACTGCGACTGCAGTACCAAATCAACGCCGAGCCTTCGATTTTGGCGGACGACAGTGATGATGCGACCCGCCACACTCGGTTGATCCAACGGGTCGCAAATACCGGCCAATCATTAATCGTCCCCCCCTATTCCGGAACGACCGACGGCGAAGCCGAAGGCAATCCGACACGTTACTTGTTGGTCCTCGGGGCTCTCAAGCACGACGAGCAGCAAGACGGATTGATCGAAGTGTTCCAGCGGCCCGACACGGCGCCGGACACCCAGCGAGGTTACCTGCGTTTCTTGCAGCAGATGTGTGAACTGGCCGCGGATTGGCTGCGGGGCCAAAAACTGCAAAAGCTGGGCGACCGACAGACGCTCTGGCAACAGGCAGACTCCTTCGCTCGTGCCTCACACGAATCGCTCGATTTAATGGAAACGGCTCACATCGTTGCCAATGAGGGCCGGCGCTTGATCGGTTGCGACCGAGTGAGCGTTGCGATCAAGAAGGGCCGCAAATGCACGGTCAAGGCGATCAGTGGCCAAGACACGATCGAAAACCGATCGAACATCGTGACGGCACTGAACAAGTTAGCGACGCGGGTCTGTGCGGCAGGTGAACCGCTTTGGCACGATGGGTCGACGGAGGATTTGCCGCCGCAAATCGAAGAGGCGCTCGAAGACTACGTCGATCAATCGTATGGTCGAAACATTGCCGTGTTGCCGCTTCGCGAGCCACAGCGGAAATTGGGTGCAGAACAAGACACCGGAGCTGCGGGAGAGATTGACCGCGACAACGCTCATCGCGGCGAAGTCATCGGTGCATTGATCGTGGAGCAGATCGAGAGCAACCTTCCTGCAGATGTTTTTCATGCTCGCTGTGACTTGGTGTACGAACATGGTACCCGGGCGATCGCGAATTCAATGACTCACAGCAATCTATTCCTGATGCCCGTTTGGCGCGCCTTGGGTCGAGCGACATGGGTGCTCCGAGCGAGAACGTTGCCGAAGACGATTGGAGTTCTGGGCCTGATCACCGCGGTGGTTCTCGGGCTGATCTTTTTCAAGAAAGATTTCAACTTGGAGGCCGATGGTACATTGACGCCCGTGGTTCGCCGCGAAATTTTTGCTCCGATCGATGGCGAGGTGATCGAAGTGATTGCGGATCACAACCGTCCCGTCAAAGCTGGCGAAACCCTGCTGGTGCTACGCAACCGAGACTTGGAGATTCAAGTCGCAGATCTGGAGGGTCAGGCTCAAACGACGCTTGCAGAGAAAGCCCGGGTGCTTGGCCAATTGACACAGTCGCGAAAGCTTGAGCCGGCTGACATGCGAGCATTGCAGGGAGAACTCAATGAACTTGAAACCAAACAGACGGTATTGAAGGCCAAACGAGAACTGTTGCGGGAACGCGAGCAACAACTCATTGTGAGGTCTCCCATCGATGGGGTCGTCACCTCGTGGGATGTAGAAAAGATGCTTCGCAGTCGCCCGATTTCTACGGGGCAAGTCTTGCTCGAGGTGGCCGATTTGAGCGAACCCTTGTATTTGAAGTTGGAACTTCCTGAGAAACGTGAAGGGCACCTTGACGAGTACGTGATCCAACAGAAAGCGACGGAGTTGGATGTCAGTTACATTCTGAAGACCGACCCCGATGTGACATTGGCCGCGAAATTGCCGGTAGCGGATATTTCCGCTCGAGCCGAACCGAACGAAGAGCATGGTGCGGTGATTTTGATGGAAGCGTATCCGGAACAGGCGGAGCTTCGCGAATTGCTGCCTCGCCCCGGTGCCAAGGTGATCGCCAAAGTTTATTGCGGACGCCGAGCCAGTGGGTTTGTGTTCTTCCACGAGATCTATGAATGGTGCTGCAAGTTCTTTTTCTGA
- a CDS encoding DinB family protein: MNSPPPEPAANPQASAPSIADAAIMLRSAIGQIRFARDYTLELLENTPREFWYTIPAGLPTHVAWQVGHLTVSQYGLLMFRMRGRDPDDLDLIPGKFRKAYGRESTPNPNPSAQSTPDELLERLAKVHQQSLQVLAGLDPAVLLQPVDMPYAAFPFKLGAILFCPIHEGIHAGQLGVLRRAHGLPPVR; encoded by the coding sequence ATGAATAGTCCCCCCCCCGAACCGGCCGCAAATCCTCAGGCAAGCGCTCCGTCGATCGCAGACGCAGCGATCATGCTCCGCAGTGCAATTGGGCAGATTCGATTCGCTCGCGACTACACCCTCGAACTTCTCGAAAACACACCACGCGAGTTTTGGTACACGATTCCCGCGGGACTGCCCACCCATGTCGCCTGGCAAGTTGGCCATTTAACCGTCAGCCAATATGGACTGCTGATGTTTCGAATGCGTGGCCGCGACCCCGACGACTTGGATTTGATTCCTGGAAAATTCCGTAAGGCCTATGGCCGTGAGTCGACACCGAATCCCAACCCTTCGGCCCAGAGTACACCCGACGAATTGTTGGAGCGATTGGCGAAGGTCCATCAGCAGTCGCTGCAGGTACTCGCAGGACTCGATCCCGCCGTGCTGCTTCAACCGGTGGACATGCCCTATGCCGCATTTCCCTTCAAGCTCGGAGCGATTCTGTTTTGCCCCATCCACGAAGGAATTCACGCAGGCCAACTCGGTGTCCTGCGTCGAGCCCATGGTCTGCCGCCGGTTCGTTAA
- a CDS encoding class I SAM-dependent methyltransferase, with amino-acid sequence MSQPPDVETINESIYDHPKYYDLVFGADCAAEVSFIQACGEQWMDRPPKRLFEPACGTGRLIHSLAKKGYQVDGLDLNPKAVTFCNDRLRRHGFHESAFVGDMADFSVPWKCDLAFNTINSFRHLCSEREARGHLQCLGKVVRPGGLYLLGVHLTPTAVEPSETESWSARRGHLSINTHMWTEDRNTKTRLERFGIRFDVHRPTGSVRIVDELVLRSYTPKQMNRLIASAECWEAIATYDFGYDMTDPIDVDATTEDVVYILRRKK; translated from the coding sequence GTGTCGCAGCCGCCTGATGTCGAAACCATCAATGAATCCATTTACGACCATCCCAAGTACTACGACTTGGTCTTCGGCGCGGACTGCGCCGCCGAGGTCAGCTTCATTCAAGCGTGTGGCGAGCAGTGGATGGACCGCCCACCCAAGCGACTGTTTGAGCCGGCCTGTGGAACGGGGCGTTTGATCCATTCGCTTGCGAAGAAGGGATACCAAGTCGACGGTTTGGACTTGAATCCGAAAGCGGTGACATTTTGCAACGATCGGTTGCGTCGCCACGGGTTTCATGAGTCCGCATTTGTTGGTGACATGGCCGATTTCAGCGTGCCGTGGAAATGCGACTTGGCCTTCAATACGATTAACAGCTTTCGGCATCTTTGCAGCGAACGGGAAGCTCGCGGTCACTTGCAATGCTTAGGCAAAGTCGTCCGACCCGGCGGACTTTACTTGCTGGGTGTCCATTTGACGCCCACCGCAGTCGAGCCGAGCGAAACCGAATCATGGTCAGCCCGTCGCGGTCATCTTTCCATCAACACCCATATGTGGACCGAGGACCGCAACACAAAGACTCGTCTGGAGCGTTTTGGGATTCGCTTTGACGTCCACCGACCGACCGGCAGCGTCCGGATTGTTGATGAGTTGGTGCTGAGGAGCTACACACCCAAGCAAATGAACCGCTTGATTGCCTCCGCCGAGTGTTGGGAAGCGATCGCCACGTATGACTTTGGTTACGACATGACCGACCCGATTGATGTGGATGCGACGACGGAAGATGTGGTCTACATCCTACGCCGCAAGAAATAG
- a CDS encoding sigma-70 family RNA polymerase sigma factor has translation MFDTLLDEFDDVAVQSTEAVTGGFRKLPVEDNDDNDAAVAMASAADGEVQLDSPDELLAGDEAETWSDDPVRMYLTQMGEIPLLTRKQEIELAKRIEETRRRFRTKLLENHYVLVEAYKTLKKVYRGQLPFDRTVQVSVTDCLEKEQIVGRLPHNLRTLQTLLRRNRHDWKVALSKSASQRRRAEAWRALARRRRRAVRLIEELGLRTQRIETRIDLLEKFSLRLNEIDLLVSDQKRTKHGREVRERLLHERRQILTACQETPTSLRNRVVMLNKVYAEYQQAKRELSEGNLRLVVSIAKKYRNRGLSFLDLIQEGNAGLMRAVDKFEYRRGFKFCTYATWWIRQAITRAVADQSRTIRIPVHMVETMSRVRNVARQLLQELGREPTIEETARRADVTVEEARRVLTMSRFPISLDRPVGNSEDSQFGDLLPDGAAESPQIGATQEMLRDRITNVLKSLSYREREIIKLRYGLGDGYSYTLEEVGHIFKVTRERIRQIEAKAVRKLQQPSRSQDLVGFLD, from the coding sequence TTGTTCGATACATTATTGGACGAATTTGATGACGTTGCCGTCCAAAGCACGGAGGCCGTGACAGGCGGTTTTCGCAAACTGCCCGTTGAAGACAACGACGACAACGATGCCGCCGTCGCAATGGCTTCGGCTGCCGATGGCGAGGTCCAACTTGATAGCCCCGATGAGTTGCTCGCTGGTGATGAAGCCGAAACATGGTCCGACGATCCGGTCCGAATGTACTTGACCCAGATGGGCGAAATCCCCCTGCTGACACGGAAGCAGGAGATTGAATTGGCCAAACGCATCGAAGAAACGCGGCGCCGATTCCGCACCAAGCTGTTGGAAAACCACTACGTCCTCGTCGAAGCTTACAAGACGCTCAAGAAGGTTTACCGAGGCCAATTGCCGTTCGACCGAACCGTTCAGGTTTCGGTGACCGATTGCCTCGAGAAAGAACAGATTGTCGGTCGTTTGCCACACAACCTGCGGACACTTCAAACCTTGCTGCGCCGCAACCGCCACGATTGGAAGGTCGCGTTGAGCAAAAGCGCGTCTCAACGACGGCGTGCCGAAGCGTGGCGAGCGCTCGCCCGACGGCGGCGCCGAGCGGTGCGGTTGATCGAAGAACTCGGCTTGCGAACCCAGCGAATCGAAACACGCATTGACTTGCTCGAAAAATTTTCGCTTCGCTTAAACGAAATCGACCTGCTTGTCTCCGATCAAAAACGAACCAAGCATGGTCGTGAAGTCCGCGAACGGTTGCTTCACGAACGCCGCCAAATCCTGACCGCATGCCAAGAAACGCCAACGTCGCTTCGCAATCGCGTCGTGATGCTCAACAAAGTTTATGCCGAGTACCAACAAGCGAAACGTGAACTGAGTGAAGGCAACCTGCGTTTGGTCGTTTCCATCGCCAAAAAGTATCGCAACCGCGGGTTGTCCTTCTTGGATCTGATTCAAGAAGGCAACGCCGGCTTGATGCGAGCGGTTGACAAGTTTGAGTACCGCCGTGGCTTTAAATTCTGCACCTATGCAACATGGTGGATTCGCCAAGCGATCACGCGTGCCGTTGCCGATCAGAGCCGGACCATTCGAATTCCCGTTCACATGGTCGAAACGATGAGCCGTGTTCGCAACGTGGCTCGTCAATTGTTGCAAGAACTCGGTCGCGAGCCGACGATTGAAGAAACCGCTCGCCGCGCCGACGTAACCGTCGAAGAAGCACGCCGCGTGTTGACGATGAGTCGTTTCCCAATCTCGCTCGATCGTCCCGTTGGCAACAGCGAAGACAGTCAGTTTGGCGATTTGCTGCCAGATGGAGCAGCCGAGAGCCCCCAAATTGGTGCGACTCAGGAAATGCTTCGCGACCGAATCACCAATGTGCTGAAGTCACTCTCTTACCGCGAACGTGAAATCATCAAATTGCGGTATGGACTTGGCGATGGATACAGCTACACGCTCGAAGAAGTTGGCCACATCTTTAAGGTGACTCGAGAGCGGATTCGGCAAATTGAAGCCAAGGCGGTTCGAAAACTGCAACAGCCCAGCCGCAGCCAAGACCTCGTCGGCTTCCTCGATTAG
- a CDS encoding cation:proton antiporter: MTQSLIQDLLIILTAGLLAGLVCRWLRTSVLIGYLVVGAVVGRGAFGWVLDEQHQLEHFAEAGVFLLLFSIGLEFSLDDLKRLGRNLLIGGVVQMCLVAGPVVLVLRWMLMSWQSSLLIGSAVAFSSTVLVFKALSEWGQSQTPHGRRAIGILLFQDAALVPLLLLVPLLTGEAGQTIGVREYLILTLTSLFFVFGVFVLRMLLSKWLIPLFSGYRSPELVILFTIVSLGGVTLAAYRVGLPPAVGAFAAGLIFNGNRWTKQIDALVLPFRETFAAVFFVGLGLIFRPHLFWEQPLQMGAFFVGILLVKAVAGAIALRLTGLSWRRSVGMGMGLAHVGEFAFVLVLLGVESGVLNETDYQRVVTIAIGSLVLTPPLMKWGLRWGQGEPYGEETITVASAASEQSDRATVIGAGPIGRRVASQLETMGKDVCLIDLSPLNLHRFAQEGFRTVAGDATDLEILRLAGVGDSVLVVVCVAKDEAAIRVVRAIRKLNRHCTTIVRCRYQSTSEKMRRAGANHIISEETEAAMALLRALGSVRH, encoded by the coding sequence ATGACTCAATCCCTGATCCAAGACTTACTGATCATCTTGACCGCTGGTCTGCTGGCGGGATTGGTTTGTCGTTGGCTGCGAACGTCCGTCTTGATTGGTTACTTGGTCGTCGGTGCGGTTGTGGGTCGCGGCGCATTCGGATGGGTCCTGGACGAGCAGCATCAATTGGAACACTTTGCGGAAGCCGGGGTGTTTCTGCTGCTGTTTTCGATCGGGTTGGAGTTCTCGCTTGATGATCTGAAACGACTCGGTCGAAATCTGTTGATCGGTGGCGTTGTCCAGATGTGCTTGGTGGCAGGACCGGTGGTTTTGGTGCTGCGGTGGATGCTGATGAGTTGGCAATCCTCGCTCTTGATTGGATCGGCAGTCGCTTTTAGTTCCACGGTCCTCGTCTTTAAGGCGCTTTCGGAATGGGGGCAATCTCAGACTCCGCATGGTCGGCGCGCAATCGGGATTCTGCTCTTTCAAGATGCGGCGCTGGTGCCACTGTTGCTGTTGGTCCCTTTGCTGACGGGCGAAGCCGGACAGACGATTGGTGTCAGGGAATATTTGATTCTCACTTTGACCTCATTGTTTTTCGTCTTCGGCGTCTTCGTCCTGCGAATGTTATTGTCGAAGTGGTTGATTCCCCTCTTTTCGGGTTATCGAAGCCCCGAATTGGTGATCCTGTTCACGATTGTGTCACTTGGCGGCGTAACGTTGGCGGCCTATCGGGTTGGCTTGCCGCCGGCGGTCGGTGCCTTTGCCGCAGGCCTTATTTTCAACGGCAACCGGTGGACGAAACAAATCGATGCACTCGTGCTGCCCTTTCGAGAGACTTTTGCTGCTGTCTTCTTTGTCGGGCTTGGACTCATTTTTCGTCCGCATTTGTTTTGGGAGCAACCACTGCAGATGGGGGCCTTTTTCGTGGGGATCCTCTTGGTCAAAGCCGTGGCCGGTGCAATTGCCTTAAGGTTGACGGGGTTGTCGTGGCGGCGATCAGTGGGGATGGGAATGGGTTTAGCACATGTGGGCGAATTTGCCTTTGTGCTGGTTTTGCTTGGAGTGGAATCGGGGGTTCTCAATGAGACCGACTATCAACGTGTTGTCACGATCGCGATCGGATCGCTGGTGTTGACTCCACCGTTGATGAAATGGGGATTGAGGTGGGGACAAGGCGAACCCTATGGCGAAGAGACGATCACCGTCGCCTCGGCAGCGAGCGAACAAAGTGATCGTGCGACCGTGATTGGAGCGGGGCCGATCGGCAGGCGTGTGGCATCTCAGTTAGAGACGATGGGAAAAGACGTTTGCTTGATCGACTTGAGTCCCCTCAATTTGCATCGGTTCGCTCAAGAGGGATTTCGCACGGTCGCTGGGGATGCGACGGATCTCGAAATTTTGCGACTCGCCGGCGTCGGTGATTCTGTTTTGGTGGTGGTTTGTGTTGCCAAAGACGAAGCCGCGATCCGCGTGGTGCGAGCGATTCGAAAACTGAATCGACACTGTACAACGATCGTCCGTTGCCGCTACCAATCGACGTCTGAAAAAATGCGCCGGGCCGGGGCCAATCACATCATTAGTGAAGAAACCGAAGCCGCGATGGCACTGCTCCGGGCGCTTGGCAGCGTTCGACATTGA